The Penicillium oxalicum strain HP7-1 chromosome VI, whole genome shotgun sequence genome window below encodes:
- a CDS encoding G2-specific protein kinase nimA: MAIALAEADKYEILEKIGCGSFGIIRKVKRKSDGFILCRKEINYIKMSQKEREQLTAEFNILSSLRHPNIVAYYHREHLKASQDLYLYMEYCGGGDLSMVIKNLKKANKLAEEEFVWRILSQLVTALYRCHYGADPAEVGSNILGAPPKPSGLKGKQGQVTILHRDLKPENIFLGSDNTVKLGDFGLSKQMQSHDFASTYVGTPFYMSPEICAAEKYTLRSDIWAVGCIMYELCAKEPPFNARTHIQLVQKIRDGKFAPLPDYYSPELKNVIGSCLRVNPDNRPDTAALINLPVIRLMRKEKEVVDLGKTLRRREEVAVQKVREMEQKLANAEKEKQLFKMDIENTVRREWEVKARLEIDRQVQSELDRLRKRFEAEVQDRVSIEVEKHKKNNNPREELFRASLRRSDTSSGGSSRTTGRDSHSSGATTDDSDAPSSTDISHLSLESPTVNNRKPRKEARTPFSRSKTVVESPQDVQMAEPSPISIASLSLSPRRTSGSGASRNIFAEAERQKAKWEPTLAYSDDEDDTPDLPSPTRPKVKPDPFKAPPRPLLRQNTAALMQKLSSQPPLFPSGASRLPQMAGGSSTSQSDARQNFPEGRAKSPHRRLSKIPSSANLAADASPTRKSSVKQSCSKSNNVGGDEMFKAVMQRNMGGRTLVELAQARAGGRPVDEFKRCASDSRATASGMKSSEREPPAVWDPERDEMPSPFLARGKKVIRNLR; the protein is encoded by the exons ATGGCTATTGCTCTGGCTGAGGCGGATAAATATGAGATCTTGGAGAAAATTG GATGCGGTTCATTTGGTATCATCCGGAAAGTCAAGAGGAAATCTGACGGCTTC ATATTATGTCGGAAGGAAATCAACTACATCAAGATGTCGCAAAAGGAGCGCGAACAACTCACGGCAGAGTTCAACATCTTAAGCTCCCTTCGACACCCCAACATCGTTGCCTACTATCACCGCGAACATCTCAAAGCAAGCCAAGACCTTTACCTCTACATGGAATATTGCGGTGGCGGCGACCTGAGTATGGTCATCAAAAATCTgaaaaaagcaaacaaaCTGGCGGAAGAAGAATTTGTTTGGCGGATTTTGTCGCAACTGGTCACTGCTCTCTACCGATGTCACTACGGAGCCGATCCTGCAGAAGTCGGGTCAAACATCCTCGGCGCCCCGCCTAAACCGTCTGGTCTAAAGGGAAAGCAAGGACAGGTGACAATTCTACATCGGGATCTCAAACCAGAGAACATTTTTCTCGGAAGCGACAACACGGTGAAGCTTGGCGATTTTGGGCTCTCCAAGCAGATGCAATCTCACGACTTCGCATCGACATATGTCGGTACACCCTTCTACATGTCTCCGGAGATCTGTGCCGCTGAGAAGTACACTCTCCGCTCCGACATTTGGGCAGTCGGATGTATCATGTACGAGCTCTGCGCGAAGGAACCGCCCTTCAATGCGCGCACCCATATCCAATTGGTGCAAAAGATCCGCGACGGCAAATTCGCACCATTGCCTGACTACTACTCCCCAGAGTTGAAAAACGTCATTGGGAGTTGTTTGCGCGTAAACCCCGATAATCGACCGGATACTGCCGCACTCATCAATCTTCCGGTGATTCGCTTGATGCgcaaggagaaagaggtTGTGGACCTTGGCAAAACCCTGCGCCGAAGAGAGGAGGTCGCTGTCCAAAAGGTTCGTGAAATGGAACAGAAATTGGCCaatgcggagaaggagaagcagctgTTCAAGATGGATATCGAAAATACCGTTCGGAGGGAATGGGAAGTCAAGGCGCGACTGGAGATCGACCGACAGGTCCAGAGTGAGCTGGACAGACTGCGAAAACGCTTCGAAGCCGAGGTGCAAGATCGCGTTTCGATCGAGGTCGAGAAGCACAAGAAGAATAACAACCCCCGTGAGGAGTTATTCCGTGCAAGTCTTCGTCGCTCAGATACCAGCTCTGGGGGATCCTCAAGGACAACCGGTCGTGATTCACATTCTTCTGGCGCGACGACAGATGATTCAGACGCCCCTTCGAGTACTGATATTAGTCATTTATCCCTCGAATCTCCTACCGTCAACAACAGAAAACCAAGAAAGGAGGCCCGTACACCATTCAGCCGCTCCAAGACGGTCGTGGAGTCGCCCCAGGACGTTCAAATGGCTGAACCGTCCCCAATATCGATcgcttccctctctctctcaccccGTCGCACATCTGGCTCGGGTGCCTCTCGCAATATTTTTGCCGAAGCCGAGCGCCAGAAAGCTAAATGGGAGCCCACGCTCGCCTActcagatgatgaggatgacaCACCAGACCTGCCGTCACCTACGCGCCCCAAGGTCAAGCCCGATCCATTCAAGGCACCTCCTCGTCCCCTTCTACGACAAAACACGGCCGCTCTCATGCAGAAGCTGAGTTCTCAGCCacctcttttcccctctgGTGCCTCCCGCCTGCCTCAAATGGCTGGTGGATCATCTACTTCACAATCAGACGCTCGCCAGAATTTCCCAGAAGGCCGAGCCAAGTCACCGCATCGTCGGCTGTCCAAGATTCCATCCTCCGCCAACCTCGCGGCTGATGCGTCTCCCACCCGCAAAAGCTCTGTCAAGCAATCATGTTCCAAATCAAACAACGTTGGCGGAGATGAGATGTTCAAAGCGGTCATGCAGCGTAACATGGGTGGCCGCACCCTGGTCGAACTCGCCCAAGCTAGAGCAGGTGGTCGACCTGTCGATGAATTCAAACGGTGCGCGAGTGATTCCCGCGCCACCGCTTCAGGCATGAAGTCATCCGAGCGAGAACCCCCTGCCGTGTGGGATCCCGAACGTGATGAAATGCCAAGTCCATTCCTCGCCCGTGGCAAGAAAGTCATCCGCAATCTTCGGTGA
- a CDS encoding Fusarinine C esterase sidJ, which translates to MYSKFWPKGGLPGILHHYTETLVTFECASSVLRQPHSILFVGGLGDGLATTSYMCDLVRALQPTEWSLFTLNLTSSYQSWGLGHLDRDTDEIAQCLRYIKDYKTSKFGDGKIVLMGHSTGSQCVMHYLYRPNPHTNAPSFDPYLEHTLRTPLDGAIMQAPVSDREAVQWVLSEGIGGKTGNEIRPIYERLVSMAKDQISRGESHDSILPLSMTSYIYPANTPISCRRLLSLISPDSPQSPGEDDLFSSDLSDEHLKTTFGMIRERGLLNHKLMVLFSGADQAVPKWVDKSKLMARWQAITDHDGKYEIWDKEHSAIIPNASHALSNDDQAKPREFLVERVLGYLQSAEKV; encoded by the exons ATGTATTCCAAGTTTTGGCCAAAAGGCGGCCTCCCAGGCATTCTTCATCACTAT ACCGAGACTTTGGTCACTTTTGAATGTGCTTCTAGTGTTTTGCGTCAGCCTCACAGTATCCTCTTCGTCGGGGGACTTGGTGACGGTCTTGCGACCACCTCGTATATGTGCGATCTCGTGCGCGCTCTTCAGCCGACGGAATGGTCGCTTTTCACTCTCAATCTGACCTCTTCCTACCAATCGTGGGGTCTGGGTCATTTGGATCGAGACACAGACGAGATCGCCCAATGTCTGCGATATATTAAGGATTACAAGACTTCAAAATTTGGGGACGGCAAAATTGTGCTCATGGGACATTCAACTGGAAGCCAATGTGTGATGCATTATCTGTATCGGCCCAATCCCCATACAAACGCGCCCTCTTTCGATCCATACCTCGAGCATACACTACGAACACCACTTGATGGGGCAATCATGCAAGCACCTGTATCTGATCGTGAAGCTGTGCAGTGGGTACTGAGTGAAGGAATTGGAGGCAAGACTGGCAACGAAATTCGGCCCATCTACGAGCGACTAGTGTCCATGGCAAAGGATCAAATATCCCGTGGCGAAAGCCATGATTCTATTCTCCCACTTTCGATGACCTCTTACATCTACCCTGCAAACACTCCAATCAGTTGTCGCAGGTTGCTCAGTCTAATAAGCCCCGACAGTCCTCAGTCACCGGGCGAGGATGATCTCTTCAGCTCTGATCTCAGTGATGAGCATCTGAAAACCACTTTTGGAATGATCCGGGAGCGAGGGTTGTTGAACCACAAGTTGATGGTCTTATTTTCTGGCGCCGATCAGGCAGTCCCAAAATGGGTCGACAAAAGCAAGCTGATGGCACGATGGCAAGCAATAACCGACCACGATGGAAAATACGAAATCTGGGATAAAGAACACAGTGCCATCATTCCTAACGCATCCCACGCCCTGAGTAATGATGATCAGGCCAAACCACGAGAATTTTTGGTGGAACGGGTGCTTGGATATTTGCAGTCCGCAGAGAAAGTCTGA